A portion of the Paenibacillus sp. PvR098 genome contains these proteins:
- the dgt gene encoding dGTP triphosphohydrolase, whose translation MDLRKLRLDEPAHGTFSEERDEYERDYARLIQSPAFRRLQGKSQVFGAGSGDYYRTRLTHSLEVSQIARETARRMSKQYPFLARKEHPGLMLDPAVVECASLGHDLGHPPFGHKGEEVLNLLLSEEHGLAYEGNAQNFRILMFLEKRAGSDSGLDLTAAVLLAINKYPYSLEEHGRHKGVYSMEWDGGIEELRNRWEMPKGCSTLEAQLMDLSDDIAYSTHDIEDGIRAGKIQMNRTFFDDDRLVDHLIQEIVNDQGNLEVGWDQVDIGAMVRRVLDEYLEQWETIYAECGKEASRTRREMKARWVSTFAGRVGIIEDPKKDWKRVTFVRDGQQDLELLRTMEILKKLAWVTLIKDFRVQRLQKRSEIMIRRLWETFKIPDHGRLIIPADWVASYEQHRGQWPWPRFVADYISGMTDAYAEKVYIELFASKSGSIYEMD comes from the coding sequence ATGGATCTGCGAAAGCTTCGATTGGATGAACCGGCGCACGGCACTTTCAGCGAGGAACGGGACGAGTATGAACGGGATTATGCCAGGTTGATCCAGTCTCCTGCTTTCCGCCGCTTGCAGGGTAAATCGCAGGTGTTCGGTGCAGGCTCGGGCGACTACTATCGTACCCGGCTTACACATTCTCTGGAGGTGTCGCAAATTGCGCGTGAGACGGCTCGCCGAATGAGCAAGCAGTACCCCTTCTTGGCTCGGAAAGAGCATCCGGGGCTGATGCTGGATCCGGCGGTAGTGGAGTGCGCTTCGCTTGGACATGATTTGGGACATCCGCCGTTCGGACACAAGGGTGAAGAGGTGCTGAACCTGCTGCTCTCGGAGGAGCACGGGTTGGCTTATGAAGGGAATGCGCAAAATTTCCGTATCCTTATGTTTTTGGAGAAGCGGGCAGGAAGCGACAGCGGACTGGACTTAACCGCGGCTGTGCTGCTAGCCATAAATAAATACCCGTACAGTCTGGAGGAGCACGGCCGGCATAAGGGCGTATACTCGATGGAATGGGATGGGGGAATCGAGGAGCTTCGAAACCGGTGGGAGATGCCTAAGGGCTGCTCTACTTTGGAGGCTCAGCTTATGGACTTGTCCGACGATATCGCGTATTCCACCCATGACATCGAGGACGGCATTCGCGCGGGAAAGATTCAAATGAACCGCACCTTCTTCGATGATGACAGGCTCGTCGATCATCTCATTCAGGAAATCGTCAATGACCAAGGCAATCTGGAGGTCGGCTGGGATCAGGTGGACATCGGCGCGATGGTCAGACGCGTGCTGGACGAGTATCTTGAGCAGTGGGAAACGATTTATGCCGAATGCGGTAAGGAAGCGTCCCGGACCCGCAGAGAGATGAAGGCCCGTTGGGTCAGTACGTTCGCGGGCCGCGTCGGCATCATTGAGGATCCGAAGAAGGATTGGAAGCGAGTCACGTTCGTGCGTGACGGACAGCAGGATCTGGAGCTGCTGAGGACGATGGAAATATTGAAGAAGCTGGCGTGGGTTACGCTAATTAAAGACTTTCGCGTACAGCGGCTGCAAAAGCGCAGCGAGATTATGATCCGGCGCCTGTGGGAGACCTTTAAGATCCCGGATCACGGCCGGCTCATTATTCCGGCGGATTGGGTTGCCAGCTACGAGCAGCATCGGGGTCAGTGGCCATGGCCGCGGTTTGTGGCCGATTACATCTCCGGTATGACGGATGCTTACGCCGAGAAGGTGTATATCGAGCTGTTCGCAAGCAAATCCGGTTCGATATACGAGATGGATTGA
- a CDS encoding LTA synthase family protein, which yields MRPLATRGQPKSSRSAQARAVQKRVIVFTLLIVPFLLVFGMELIQRGTVQDTWTWLTANPMLFAVNALLTFFVFLFIYCLIGSLIISIGFSTLLLMLMSLVSFFKQKLIGEPFFPWDIFLKKESMNIIPMVASPEALLRLAIVFGLVLGIFLLRIWLPRLSMKPWVRMTLGLMCVLALYSFGVRAPWAEKVMAQAGANEIVWDQQQNYGSNGISLAFTMNVKNTIVPKPPGYSELSIASLAEGLNDLVGTTKAAASNEQKPNVIFIMNEAFWDPALLPGVKFSEDPIPTVRRLQKESTSGYLLSPQFGGGTSNVEFEVLTGQSMSFLPAGSVPYQQYIGKSIPSMASYFKNQGYTSKAIHSYDGWFWNREQVYKHMGFDDFKSKEDFENPEYRGPFISDDEVSRSIINEVEANDEPTFIYAVTMENHGPYDDGRYGETEIKAEGNLTEGARSALETFAQGARYADRSLQKLIDHFEQSDEPTVIVFYGDHLPMLGYDYDVYAQSGFVHTGSSEQWSLEEQLRIHSVPFVMWSNRDLPKEHVPILSYSFLNAYVLDRLQMEKPASWAYNFELSKKVPGLLRGLVVDSSQGMHLTPPPSVADDVEKYRELQYDEMFGGQYLAKYLDSNLFTRREEQFHDLDHVNMAGEQDVAR from the coding sequence ATGCGTCCCTTGGCAACTAGAGGGCAGCCGAAGTCATCACGGTCAGCGCAAGCCCGCGCGGTACAAAAAAGAGTGATCGTATTCACTTTACTGATCGTCCCTTTCCTGCTTGTGTTTGGAATGGAACTCATCCAGAGAGGTACCGTGCAAGATACTTGGACTTGGCTCACGGCCAATCCAATGCTATTCGCTGTGAATGCTTTGCTTACCTTTTTCGTGTTTTTGTTCATCTACTGTTTGATTGGATCGCTTATTATTTCGATTGGATTCAGCACGCTGCTGCTGATGTTGATGTCACTGGTCAGTTTCTTTAAGCAGAAGCTAATTGGGGAGCCTTTTTTTCCATGGGATATTTTCCTGAAGAAAGAGAGTATGAACATTATTCCCATGGTCGCAAGCCCAGAGGCACTGCTTCGCCTTGCGATCGTCTTCGGGCTGGTGCTTGGCATCTTTCTGCTCAGGATCTGGCTGCCGCGGCTGTCAATGAAACCTTGGGTACGGATGACGCTGGGTCTGATGTGTGTTTTGGCTCTGTATTCCTTTGGGGTGAGGGCGCCATGGGCTGAGAAGGTCATGGCCCAGGCCGGAGCCAATGAAATTGTGTGGGACCAACAGCAAAATTACGGGAGCAACGGAATCTCCTTGGCCTTTACGATGAATGTGAAAAATACGATCGTTCCCAAACCTCCAGGCTATAGCGAACTCTCCATAGCTAGCTTGGCGGAGGGTCTGAATGATCTGGTCGGCACGACCAAAGCTGCCGCTTCGAACGAGCAAAAGCCGAACGTGATCTTCATCATGAATGAAGCGTTCTGGGATCCAGCATTGCTTCCGGGAGTAAAGTTCAGTGAGGATCCTATCCCGACGGTGCGCCGTCTGCAGAAGGAATCGACGTCCGGCTATCTCTTGTCTCCTCAGTTCGGGGGAGGCACCAGCAATGTGGAATTCGAGGTGCTGACTGGACAATCGATGAGTTTCTTGCCCGCAGGATCGGTACCTTATCAGCAGTATATCGGCAAGTCGATTCCGAGTATGGCCAGCTATTTCAAAAACCAAGGCTACACAAGCAAGGCCATTCATTCTTACGACGGCTGGTTCTGGAACAGGGAACAAGTGTATAAGCATATGGGCTTTGACGATTTCAAGAGCAAGGAAGATTTCGAGAATCCCGAGTACCGGGGCCCTTTCATCTCCGACGATGAGGTATCGCGTAGTATTATCAACGAGGTGGAAGCAAACGACGAGCCGACGTTTATATACGCCGTGACGATGGAGAACCACGGGCCGTACGACGACGGCCGATACGGAGAGACAGAGATTAAAGCGGAAGGAAACCTGACTGAAGGAGCGCGAAGCGCGCTTGAAACGTTTGCTCAGGGAGCCCGCTATGCGGATCGCAGCTTGCAGAAGCTGATCGACCATTTTGAGCAATCGGATGAACCGACAGTCATTGTCTTCTACGGCGACCATCTTCCGATGCTCGGCTATGACTACGATGTGTACGCTCAATCCGGCTTTGTGCATACAGGAAGCTCCGAGCAGTGGTCGCTCGAAGAACAGCTTAGGATCCACAGCGTGCCGTTCGTTATGTGGTCCAATAGAGACTTGCCGAAGGAGCATGTTCCGATTCTCAGCTACTCTTTCTTGAACGCATATGTGCTTGACCGGCTGCAGATGGAGAAGCCGGCGTCCTGGGCGTATAACTTCGAGCTTTCGAAGAAGGTGCCCGGCTTGCTGCGCGGTCTGGTGGTCGATTCCAGTCAAGGGATGCACTTGACACCACCGCCTTCGGTGGCGGACGACGTGGAGAAGTACCGTGAGCTGCAGTATGACGAGATGTTCGGTGGGCAGTATCTTGCCAAATACCTGGACTCGAATTTATTTACCCGCAGAGAAGAACAGTTTCACGACTTAGACCATGTGAATATGGCAGGTGAACAGGACGTCGCTCGATGA
- a CDS encoding protein kinase yields MLGLGYVKQVYQAWIDYPWKEGLLLADRYKIIHYLGEGSYGLTYLCLDTACGDKVVVKQAKPSKGRLSRRLLEREMNILEQLRHPNIPGCRGSFFQHKHLCMAIDWVEGHTVEDLIFEQHRGFSERESLGWILRLMKIVSFVHEQGFVHLDLRIPNVIIRSGEPVLIDFGLARRIGDVEGADAALDEETRLWRTPEVTSDLYSAGHFLLFLLYSSYEEQPGKPEKDWQEELAMSLHTRNILRRLLQIEPPYEDSSSCIRDLNQALQAL; encoded by the coding sequence ATGCTGGGGCTGGGCTACGTGAAACAGGTGTACCAAGCTTGGATTGATTATCCGTGGAAGGAAGGCCTGCTGCTGGCGGATAGGTATAAAATTATTCACTATCTTGGGGAAGGAAGCTATGGGTTGACCTATCTGTGCTTGGATACTGCCTGCGGTGATAAAGTGGTTGTGAAGCAGGCGAAGCCGAGTAAAGGAAGGCTGAGCAGACGGCTCCTTGAGCGGGAGATGAATATACTGGAGCAGCTCCGTCATCCGAATATCCCGGGCTGCCGCGGCTCGTTTTTCCAACATAAGCACTTATGTATGGCTATCGATTGGGTGGAAGGTCATACGGTGGAGGACTTGATCTTTGAGCAGCATCGCGGATTTTCCGAAAGGGAAAGTCTGGGGTGGATTCTTCGCTTGATGAAGATCGTCAGCTTTGTCCATGAACAGGGCTTCGTTCATCTGGACCTTCGGATACCGAATGTGATCATCCGAAGCGGTGAGCCCGTATTGATCGATTTTGGTTTGGCGAGACGAATTGGAGATGTGGAAGGCGCGGATGCGGCCTTGGATGAAGAAACCAGACTGTGGAGAACCCCGGAAGTAACCAGCGATCTGTATTCGGCTGGTCATTTCCTGCTGTTTCTGTTGTACTCGTCTTACGAAGAGCAGCCCGGCAAGCCGGAGAAGGACTGGCAGGAGGAGCTCGCCATGTCTTTACATACGAGAAATATATTACGGCGGCTGCTGCAGATCGAGCCGCCGTACGAAGATTCGTCATCGTGTATTCGGGACTTGAACCAAGCGCTTCAGGCATTATGA